Proteins encoded in a region of the Raphanus sativus cultivar WK10039 chromosome 8, ASM80110v3, whole genome shotgun sequence genome:
- the LOC130498652 gene encoding uncharacterized protein LOC130498652, translated as MSGNFNYSNFREWMYKRIDEEIGNFSAEFTSGVEQFMTFANSQPLAQCNGGKFFCPCHGCRNEKFLSGQKIWKHIYSRGFMPDYYVWYKYGEEIDMSLGTSSVDPTHLSGSGEVGNEDRYVDMVNDAFRDNVSFDDYQKDDICQNVVEPVHNHSKTFYDLLEGAKNPLYDGCREGHSQLSLAARVLQNKADYNLSEKCVDSVCQMLTDYLTEGNMATESHYETEKLMRNLGLPFHTIDVCMIFWKEDERWDKCQFCGAERWKPKDKGRRTKVPYSRMWYLPIADRLKNVSEQEDCSGNEMAC; from the coding sequence ATGTCTGGAAACTTCAATTATTCAAATTTTCGAGAATGGATGTACAAGAGGATCGATGAAGAGATAGGAAATTTCTCGGCAGAATTTACATCGGGTGTGGAACAATTTATGACATTTGCAAATAGCCAGCCTCTAGCGCAATGCAATGGAGGTAAGTTCTTTTGCCCATGTCATGGTTGCCGAAATGAAAAATTTCTCTCGGGACAAAAAATTTGGAAACACATATATAGTAGAGGATTTATGCCTGACTATTATGTATGGTATAAGTATGGAGAAGAAATTGATATGTCATTAGGAACGAGTTCTGTTGATCCGACGCATTTAAGTGGTAGTGGAGAAGTTGGTAATGAAGATAGATATGTAGATATGGTGAATGATGCATTTCGTGATAATGTGAGTTTTGATGACTATCAAAAAGACGATATTTGTCAGAATGTAGTAGAACCAGTACACAACCATTCAAAGACGTTCTACGATTTGTTAGAAGGAGCGAAAAATCCTTTGTACGATGGTTGTCGTGAAGGCCACTCGCAGCTATCCTTAGCTGCTCGAGTTTTGCAAAATAAGGCAGACTATAATCTTAGTGAAAAGTGTGTTGATTCGGTGTGCCAAATGTTGACAGACTATCTAACAGAAGGAAATATGGCAACCGAATCACACTATGAGACAGAAAAGTTGATGCGCAATTTAGGGCTTCCATTTCATACAATTGATGTTTGTATGATCTTCtggaaagaagatgaaaggtgGGATAAGTGTCAATTTTGTGGTGCAGAAAGATGGAAGCCTAAGGACAAAGGTCGTAGAACCAAAGTACCATATAGTCGTATGTGGTACTTACCTATTGCTGACAGACTGAAGAATGTATCAGAGCAAGAAGACTGCAGCggcaatgagatggcatgctGA
- the LOC108822969 gene encoding glutamine synthetase, chloroplastic yields MAQVLAASPTCQMKLTKPSPIASSKLWSSVVLKQKKQSSSKLRSFKVMVLQSDNSTINRVESLLNLDTKPFTDRIIAEYIWIGGSGIDLRSKSRTLEKPVEDPSELPKWNYDGSSTGQAPGEDSEVILYPQAIFRDPFRGGNNILVICDTYTPAGEPIPTNKRARAAEIFSNKKVNEEIPWFGIEQEYTLLQPNVNWPLGWPVGAYPGPQGPYYCGVGAEKSWGRDISDAHYKACLYAGINISGTNGEVMPGQWEFQVGPSVGIEAGDHVWCARYLLERITEQAGVVLTLDPKPIEGDWNGAGCHTNYSTKSMREEGGFEVIKKAILNLSLRHMEHISAYGEGNERRLTGKHETASIDQFSWGVANRGCSIRVGRDTEKKGKGYLEDRRPASNMDPYIVTSLLAETTLLWEPTLEAEALAAQKLSLNV; encoded by the exons ATGGCGCAAGTCTTGGCAGCTTCTCCAACATGTCAAATGAAATTGACTAAACCGAGCCCCATTGCATCTTCAAAGTTATGGAGCTCGGTTGTGTTGAAACAGAAGAAACAGAGCAGCAGCAAACTAAGAAGCTTTAAAGTGATGGTTCTCCAGTCTGATAACAGTACAATCAATAGAGTTGAGAGTCTTCTCAATTTAGACACCAAACCTTTCACTGACCGGATCATCGCTGAGTACATTTG GATTGGAGGATCAGGAATTGACCTTAGGAGCAAGTCAAGG ACTCTTGAAAAGCCTGTGGAAGATCCTTCTGAGCTTCCCAAGTGGAACTATGATGGTTCCAGTACCGGGCAAGCACCTGGTGAAGATAGTGAAGTGATTCTATA TCCGCAAGCTATCTTCAGAGATCCTTTCCGTGGAGGCAATAACATACTG GTTATCTGTGATACTTACACACCAGCTGGTGAGCCAATTCCAACAAACAAACGTGCAAGAGCTGCTGAGATTTTCAGCAACAAGAAGGTCAATGAAGAGATTCCATG GTTTGGCATCGAACAAGAGTACACTTTACTTCAGCCAAATGTGAACTGGCCATTGGGTTGGCCCGTTGGAGCGTATCCTGGTCCTCAA GGACCTTACTACTGTGGAGTTGGAGCTGAAAAGTCATGGGGACGTGACATTTCAGATGCTCATTACAAAGCTTGTTTATATGCTGGAATTAACATCAGTGGTACTAATGGTGAAGTTATGCCAGGACAG TGGGAATTCCAAGTTGGCCCGAGCGTAGGAATCGAAGCAGGTGATCATGTTTGGTGTGCAAGATACCTTCTTGAA AGAATCACAGAACAAGCTGGTGTTGTCTTAACACTTGATCCCAAACCAATAGAGGGAGACTGGAACGGTGCTGGTTGCCATACCAATTACAGTACTAAAAGCATGAGAGAGGAAGGAGGATTTGAGGTGATTAAAAAGGCCATCTTGAACCTCTCGCTTCGTCACATGGAGCACATCAGTGCATACGGTGAAGGCAATGAGAGAAGGTTGACCGGAAAGCACGAGACAGCTAGTATCGACCAATTCTCATGG GGCGTGGCTAACCGTGGATGCTCAATTCGTGTGGGACGTGATACCGAGAAGAAAGGAAAAG GTTACTTGGAAGATCGACGTCCAGCATCAAACATGGACCCATACATTGTGACTTCACTCTTGGCAGAGACCACTCTTCTCTGGGAGCCGACCCTTGAAGCTGAAGCACTTGCAGCTCAAAAGCTTTCTTTGAATGTTTAA
- the LOC130499008 gene encoding uncharacterized protein LOC130499008 encodes MEWSFIEAVMCKMRFSEIWINWIMRCITSVKYKVLMNGQPRGNIVPERGLRQEEPLSPFIFILCTEALVSLLNHAENQGKITGMRVTRACPSVSHLLFGDDIAFFCKAEPHVCEEVMKVVRKYGQALGQCINFDKSSLLFGKRINVNV; translated from the coding sequence atGGAATGGTCATTCATTGAAGCTGTTATGTGCAAAATGAGATTTTCTGAAATCTGGATTAACTGGATAATGAGATGCATTACTTCGGTTAAATACAAGGTGCTCATGAATGGGCAACCAAGGGGAAATATTGTTCCGGAGAGAGGTCTACGACAAGAAGAAcctttgtctcctttcataTTCATTCTATGCACAgaagcgctcgttagccttcttaaTCATGCAGAGAACCAAGGGAAGATAACTGGGATGCGCGTTACCCGCGCGTGCCCTTCAGTCTCTCACCTTCTCTTTGGTGATGATATAGCATTTTTTTGTAAGGCGGAGCCCCATGTATGTGAAGAAGTGATGAAAGTAGTCAGGAAATATGGACAAGCATTAGGCCAATGCATTAATTTCGACAAATCCTCTctactctttggtaagaggatcAACGTTAATGTCTGA